The following are from one region of the Quercus robur chromosome 1, dhQueRobu3.1, whole genome shotgun sequence genome:
- the LOC126726190 gene encoding syntaxin-71-like — MSVIDILFRVDEICKKYDKYDIEKQRDLNAYGDDAFAHLYSSLEAEIEAALHKSEIASMETNRASAVAMNAEVRRTKARLINEVPKLRKLAMKKVKGLSKEDLAARDDLVTTLPERIQAIPDGTTTAAKQTGGWGASASHKNIKFDSPGGNFDSDFFQQTEESSQFRQEYEMRKMKQDQGLDFISDGLGTLKNLAEDMNEEMDRQVPLVDEIETKADKVTSDMKNTNIRLKKSLTQLRSSRNFCIDIVLVCIILGISSYLYNILS, encoded by the exons ATGAGCGTGATCGACATTCTCTTCCGCGTCGACGAGATATGCAAGAAGTACGACAAGTACGACATCGAAAAGCAACGCGACCTCAATGCCTACGGCGACGATGCCTTCGCTCACCTCTACTCCTCCCTCGAAGCCGAAATCGAAGCTGCTTTACAT AAATCTGAGATAGCTTCAATGGAGACTAACAGGGCATCTGCTGTGGCAATGAATGCGGAGGTTCGTCGAACCAAGGCTCGATTGATAAATGAAGTTCCTAAGCTGCGAAAATTGGCAATGAAGAag GTTAAAGGTCTTTCAAAAGAAGATCTAGCTGCCCGTGATGATCTGGTTACTACACTTCCTGAGAGGATTCAAGCAATTCCAGATGGTACCACAACTGCAGCCAAACAAACTGGAGGGTGGGGAGCTTCAGCATCCCATAAGAATATCAAGTTTGACTCACCAG GTGGAAATTTTGACAGTGATTTTTTCCAACAAACTGAAGAATCAAGTCAATTTAGACAAGAATATGAAATGCGGAAAATGAAACAG GATCAAGGTCTTGATTTCATATCAGATGGATTGGGTACACTGAAAAATTTGGCTGAAGATATGAATGAG GAAATGGACAGGCAGGTTCCATTAGTTGATGAGATTGAGACAAAG GCGGACAAGGTGACATCTGATATGAAAAATACTAACATTAGGCTCAAGAAAAGTCTGACCCAG TTGAGATCCAGTCGAAACTTTTGCATTGACATCGTTCTGGTGTGTATAATTCTTGGTATCAGTTCCTACCTATATAA TATTTTGAGCTGA
- the LOC126690029 gene encoding uncharacterized mitochondrial protein AtMg00310-like: MNVFKLPRCLCKDIEAMIRKFWWGQGEARKIHWVKWSTLCTSKSVGGMGFRDLQLFNNALLAMQVWRLFHHKDSLVYKVFQAKFFPSGNIFDVVIPSRCSYAWRSILQARDVILKGAVWWVGDGRSINIWEQRWVPNLSTSKVVSSRSNSHEAEEISRIHVSPYCQIDAYVWPLTLNGDYSVRSAYKMLVSEVMASVQASSSTDNSAKVWKGVWRIRTPNKIRHFMWRAVKDSLPTKENLHKHQIPLDESCSLCEEY; the protein is encoded by the exons ATGAATGTCTTCAAGCTCCCAAGATGTTTATGTAAGGATATTGAGGCCATGATccgaaaattttggtggggccaagGTGAGGCTAGGAAAATCCATTGGGTGAAATGGAGTACCCTATGCACTTCAAAATCAGTTGGAGGAATGGGGTTTAGAGATTTACAATTGTTCAATAATGCCCTTCTAGCTATGCAGGTTTGGAGACTTTTTCACCATAAGGATTCTTTAGTTTACAAAGTGTTTCAAGCTAAATTTTTTCCGAGTGGGAATATATTTGATGTGGTCATTCCATCAAGGTGCTCATATGCTTGGCGTAGTATCCTTCAAGCCAGAGATGTCATTTTGAAAGGGGCTGTATGGTGGGTTGGGGATGGAAGATCTATTAATATTTGGGAGCAGAGGTGGGTGCCAAATCTGAGTACTAGCAAGGTCGTCTCATCGAGAAGCAATTCACAT GAGGCTGAGGAAATTAGTAGGATTCATGTTAGCCCCTATTGCCAAATCGATGCTTATGTTTGGCCTCTTACCTTAAATGGGGATTACTCTGTTAGAAGTGCTTATAAAATGCTAGTTTCGGAGGTTATGGCGAGTGTACAAGCCTCTTCCTCAACGGACAACTCGGCAAAGGTTTGGAAAGGTGTATGGCGAATCCGGACTCCGAATAAGATAAGGCACTTCATGTGGAGGGCAGTCAAAGACTCTTTACCTACTAAAGAAAACCTGCACAAGCACCAGATTCCCTTGGATGAGTCTTGTTCTCTCTGTGAGGAGTATTAG